One window from the genome of Drosophila albomicans strain 15112-1751.03 chromosome 2L, ASM965048v2, whole genome shotgun sequence encodes:
- the LOC117564509 gene encoding dynein axonemal light chain 1: protein MSKPTTIKDALARWEDRNKQEAVSAADIGLQFQYPPIEKMDATLSTLVECQKLSLSSNMIEKISGISGMKNLRILSLARNYLKNLNGIESLAETLEELWVSYNNIEKIKPIESMKALKVLYISQNVIKDWAEFMRMGVPPGLGEITFCGNPLYENMDPANFLAETVKRLPNLKKLDGEPIIR, encoded by the coding sequence ATGTCCAAGCCGACAACTATTAAGGATGCGTTGGCGCGTTGGGAGGATCGCAACAAGCAAGAAGCTGTCTCGGCTGCCGATATAGGATTGCAATTTCAGTATCCGCCCATTGAGAAAATGGATGCCACGCTAAGCACGTTGGTTGAGTGCCAAAAGTTGAGTCTTTCATCGAATATGATTGAGAAGATTAGCGGGATTTCGGGCATGAAGAATCTTCGTATCTTGAGTCTGGCACGCAATTATCTCAAGAATTTGAATGGCATCGAGTCGTTGGCCGAAACACTGGAGGAGTTGTGGGTCAGCTACAATAACATTGAGAAGATCAAACCGATTGAATCAATGAAGGCTCTCAAAGTGCTCTACATCTCGCAGAATGTGATCAAAGATTGGGCCGAATTTATGCGCATGGGAGTTCCGCCGGGTCTCGGCGAGATCACGTTCTGCGGCAATCCTTTGTACGAAAATATGGATCCTGCCAACTTTCTGGCTGAGACCGTGAAACGTTTGCCCAATCTTAAGAAACTGGATGGCGAGCCAATAATTCGTTAG
- the LOC117564486 gene encoding male-specific sperm protein Mst84Da, with protein sequence MCGGWACASYAIACNHHRLSPMRFTGRCFAPTPCGPYDSCSPCCGGSCCGGGCPGGCGY encoded by the coding sequence ATGTGCGGTGGCTGGGCCTGTGCTTCGTATGCGATTGCCTGCAATCATCATCGCCTCTCGCCGATGCGATTCACGGGTCGCTGTTTCGCCCCCACTCCCTGTGGACCCTATGACAGCTGTTCGCCCTGTTGTGGCGGCAGTTGCTGTGGCGGTGGCTGCCCCGGTGGCTGCGGTTATTAA
- the LOC117564487 gene encoding male-specific sperm protein Mst84Dc, with translation MCQSACGSVSYALAYGPVGPALPAMNYNNCCCGPSPPCGPWTCPPNRCRCCGECGCFGPFY, from the coding sequence ATGTGTCAAAGTGCCTGTGGTAGCGTGTCCTATGCTCTAGCTTATGGTCCTGTTGGACCCGCCTTGCCGGCGATGAACTACAAtaactgttgttgtggtcCCAGTCCGCCGTGTGGTCCTTGGACCTGTCCGCCCAACAGATGCCGTTGCTGCGGTGAATGCGGCTGCTTCGGACCCTTTTACTAG
- the LOC117563817 gene encoding keratin-associated protein 5-2 produces the protein MCPKCRIVGGCGKLCGQNSCCGSSKNSCCKPCGGCGPCGSCGPCGSCGPCGSCGPCGSCGPCGSCGPCCAPCPGPCSPCGPCGSCHSSCCGQAPCGMVSYRLQSGPVGPLLPSMEFCGCCSSSCCPPFYFVPNPCACCWEWGCFGPYY, from the coding sequence ATGTGCCCAAAATGTCGAATTGTTGGAGGTTGTGGCAAGCTCTGTGGCCAAAACTCTTGCTGTGGCAGCTCCAAGAACAGCTGTTGTAAGCCTTGTGGAGGGTGTGGACCATGTGGATCATGTGGCCCATGTGGATCGTGTGGTCCATGTGGATCATGTGGTCCCTGTGGATCATGTGGACCTTGTGGTTCCTGTGGGCCATGCTGTGCTCCATGCCCTGGTCCCTGTTCTCCCTGTGGACCTTGCGGATCGTGCCACAGCTCGTGCTGCGGCCAGGCGCCTTGTGGCATGGTCTCCTATCGCCTCCAGAGCGGACCCGTGGGTCCCCTGCTGCCCAGCATGGAGTtctgcggctgctgctcgAGTAGCTGTTGTCCGCCCTTCTATTTTGTGCCCAATCCCTGCGCCTGCTGCTGGGAATGGGGCTGCTTCGGACCCTACTATTAG
- the LOC127564980 gene encoding uncharacterized protein LOC127564980 produces MCGGWACASFELACNNPPLSTLRYSGRDFIPTPCGPQDKCFVKDTSCSRGHCLVPHQVAVNMNPCFQFPLPPADPSKSAAVSNWKSAYEKLLHCNPK; encoded by the coding sequence ATGTGCGGTGGCTGGGCGTGTGCCTCCTTTGAATTGGCCTGCAACAATCCTCCACTGTCGACGCTGCGTTACTCGGGCAGAGATTTTATTCCGACTCCATGTGGACCACAGGACAAGTGCTTTGTCAAGGACACCAGCTGCAGTCGAGGCCATTGCCTGGTGCCGCACCAAGTTGCAGTTAATATGAATCCCTGCTTTCAATTCCCGCTTCCTCCAGCAGATCCCTCGAAATCCGCTGCCGTGAGCAATTGGAAATCAGCctatgaaaaacttttgcattgtAATCCCAAATAG